CAGTCTTCGATACCGATTCGAACAGCGGTGGTGCTGGCAGTCTCTACCGCCTGAATGTTCCTGCGGCGAAAACATTCCTGCACAAGAACAACCTATGTGGAAGCGAAAACGTTCAGTGGATGGTCACGTATGCGTCCGGAAATACTCTTCAGCTGGCTTTCTTCTCGGGGGCCAAACCTCCGGTCTTTACCTTTGATGCTATCTCGAACTCCACTGATAAATGTGGAACCTTCACATATGTGAGGTAGTTCGGTATACCGCGCAATAGGATTTTCATTTCACCAGAATCTGCTCCGCAACCCACGGCGCAGTCTTGCGTCTTAATCCATCAGGGGGCGTCGCCGGTTTTATGAGGAGTAAGAGTTCATCGGCGGAGATCCTCCATGCCCTCGCGCCAGTCCGCCGGCCTGAACTGGATGCTCTACGCGGCCTCTTTCTGGTTTGGATGACACTCACTCATCTGCCAACACGGATGAGCGAGTTGGTGAATACTCCCTTCGGCTATGTCACCTCGGCGGACGGCTTCGTCCTGCTTTCGGCCATGCTGGTAAGCCAGATCTACTTGCGCAGAGCTGCGGGCGATCCTGAACGTCTCCGCGCCTCCTTGTGGAAGCGCGCTTTCCGGCTTTATCAGTACCACCTGTTCATGCTCACCGTGGCTTTTACGGTAGTGGCGGCGATTGCTGTTCGGCACCATCGGATTGCTCTGACGAATCTATTGGACTTCTATCTGGCACACCCGGTTGTCGCCATTATCGGCTCGCTGTTACTGATCTATTGCCCGCCATTGCTGGACATCCTGCCGATGTATGTCCTGTTTCTGCTGCTGACCCCGTTTATTCTTTACCTTGCTCTGCGGAGGGGATGGACGCCGATCGTTCTCTCGAGCTTCACTATCTGGGTGCTGGCGCAGTTTGGTCTGCGTGTGTTGGTGCACGACATCATCGTAAAGGTAACGCACCTTCCCATTCCGCTGCAGCAGACAGGGGCCTTCGACCTCTTCAGCTGGCAGTGGCTCTGGGTTGCGGGGCTGTGGATCGGCGCACGCTCTGATGAGGGCGAAAATCCGCTTCGACATATCCGAGGCGGGTGGGTGGCATTGTGCGCTGTGCTTTGCGTCTTCTTTGTTGCCTTGCGACACCAGTGGCTTGGGCCGCACGTGACACCACAGGCCTTTGGCTACTCATTGGATAAGTGGCGCATCGGGCCACTCCGGATGGTGAATCTCGTGGCCTGCGCCGGGGTGCTTTATTGGTCGCGAAGGTACGTCAAACGCATCGTCTCCCGCGAGCCTTTCCTGACACTGGGAGCCGCCTCGATGGAGGTCTTCTGCACACATCTGCTCTTTGTTTTCGTCGGATTGGCGATGCTCTATAACGAGGTACCGGAGCTGCACGGTATTTACGCTCTGCTTCTATTGATCGGAACATTTATTGGCCTGATCTTCGTTGCCAGCCGGCAAGTGCGACGCAAACAGAAGGAACGAGGTATGCGGAGCGCGCGTGCTGCCACTTGAAACATTATTTCCCTGTAGGAGTAGTTTCGATGGGTCAAACTTTTATAATTCTGTTCACGCGCAACTCGAATCCCGGTAAAGTACTCTAACCATTTCGTTATGTTTGATACCGACATTGAACTTCTCGTAAAGACTCTTCGGGCCAAAGGTCACAACGTCAACGGTGTTCATCATGTTCCGGATAATGCGGGCGAGTATGGATTGATCGTCGATGGCAGCGGGGTCAGCCTCGAAGAGGCCCGTGAGCTCCTGGAGCGGGACGAGCCAAAATAATCTCTTTTCTGCTGCGGCTCCCCATGAGCCACAAAGCGTGGGAGAATAGCGCCCATGAGAATTCTTCTTGCCGGCGCATCTGGAGCTATGGGACGAACACTCCTCCCTATGCTGGTTCAGCAGCAGCACGAAGTCTTCGGAGCCTTTCGTAATCCTGCACATCGCGACCTCGTACAGTCTCTTGGAGCGACACCGGTTGTTCTGGATGCCCTGGATGCAGATGCCGTTCAGGCCCGCATGGCCGAGATCAAGCCACAGGCAGTTCTTCACCAGCTCACAGCGATTCCCGCTCGTCTCGATCTTCGTCACTTTGAGCGTGAGTTTGAGATGACCAATCGGCTTCGCACCGAAGGCACGCGCAACCTTGCCACCGCCGCAGCGCGGACAGGAGTGGAGCGGTTCATTGCACAGAGCTTTGCGGGTTGGCCTTATGCACGCAGAGGAATCACCCTTAAGACAGAAGAGGACAATCTCGATCCCACTCCTCCTCCTCAGATGAAGAGCACGCTGGATGCCATCGAAACCCTTGAACATACGGTTCTTCGCGAGCAGGGATTTACCGGCATTGTGCTTCGCTACGGCCCCTTCTATGGCCCGCACAGTTCCATTGCCCAGGATGGCGCTATGGTGGATGAAATTCGTAAACACAAAGTTCCAATCGTGGGTCAGGGAACTGGAGTGTGGTCTTTCATCCACCTTCATGATGCTGCAACAGCGACTCTGGCTGCGCTCAGCCATGCACAACGAGGCATCTACAACATCGTTGATGACGATCCCGCGCCTGTTGTGGACTGGCTGCCGTTTCTTGCCCAATGTGTCGGTGCACAGCCGCCGCGGCATCTTGCCAACTGGCTGGCAAAGATCGTTGTCGGAGAACATGCTATAGCGCTGATGAACGATATTCGCGGCGTCTCGAATGCCAAGGCGAAGACGGAACTCCATTGGACCCCGAGATGGAGCAGTTGGCGGGAAGGTTTTCGCGAAGCGTTGTAGTGAGTTTCTATTGCGGCATGAAAAAGGCCAGCCGTAAAAGGCTGGCCCGGTGAGTCTGTACAGTGGAGCGATCAGTGACCGTGTTCCTCGAGGTACTTCTCGACCTCGAGCGCAGCCATGCAGCCTGATCCAGCTGCGGTGATCGCCTGACGATAACGGCGGTCCTGAATGTCTCCGCAGGCAAAAACGCCTGGAATGATCTCGCCATTCTTCGTCGTGAAGACGTTGTTCTTGGTGAGGATGTAGCCGTCGTTATCGAGGTCCAGCATTCCTGTAAATGCCCTGGCATTCGGCTCGTGACCGATACCAAGAAACATCGCAGAGACGGGAAGGGTCGATTCTTCTCCGTTGACTCTGTTCTTCAGGCGCAGTCCTTTGACGTCCTTCTCCTCTACACCGAGGACCTCTTCCACTACGGTGTTGGTGAGGAACTTGATCTGTGGATGAGCCACCGCTCGATCAAGCATGATCTTCGAAGCGCGGAAGTGCTCACTGCGATTGATCAGGGTGACCTTTGTGGCAAAGCGCGTCAGAAAGAGAGCCTCTTCCATCGCCGAATCACCACCGCCGATGACGGCAATCTCCTTGCCGGAGAAGAAAAAGCCATCACAGGTCGCGCACGAGCTGACGCCGTGTCCGATCAGGGCCTGCTCGCTGGGAAGGTTCAACCAGCGAGCGCTTGCACCCGAGGCGATGATCACGGTTCGGGTATGGATCGTCTCCTTGCCAATGCTCAACGTAAAGGGACGCTTGGTCAGATCGATGGAGTTCAGGTGTGCCATCTTTAGTTCAGCACCAAAGCGGACAGCTTGCTTCTTCATGTTCTCGATCAGTTCCGGGCCCTGGATACCCTCCGGCCAGCCGGGGAAGTTCTCCACTAGGGTCGTGATCGAGAGTTGACCGCCAGGTTCATGTCCTTCCAGCACCAGGGGCTTCAGATTGGCCCGGGCCGTATAGATAGCAGCAGTAAGCCCCGAGCATCCGGAGCCGAGGATGACAGTATCGCGAGTCGTGTTTTCGCTCATAAGCCTTCTTAGTGTAAATGCGCGGGAAGCCAAAAAGATGCAGATCTCTGATCTCGCCGTGGGTTCCTGGGCCGCATCTACAATAAAACTATGGCAAATCTGACACTGGTCTATGGAATGAGGCTTTTACCCGCCGATGAGATCGCCCGCGTGGGAGATGCTCCGATCGAACTGAAGAATGGTAATCAGGCGCAGGTGACGATGCACGTCCTTGAGGGAAGCCGCGAGCAGATCGAAGCGCAACTCCGCATGAGCCTCGACGCTTTTTTCGACTTCTACCCCGAAATTTAGAGTTACCTCACCGTTTCAGGCATAGGTAAGAGGCACCTGACGTTTCTGTTGATACATTCGCTGGTCTGCCAGTCGCCGCAGCAGGACCTCATCCGTGGTGTCGTCTGGATAGAGCGAAACACCCACGCTTCCTCCAACTGTGAATGTCTCTCCTCCGGTATGAAAGGGCCGTTCGATTGCCTCGAGGATGCGGGAGGTCGTCATCTCTACGATCTGTTCAGATGGCATATCTTTCGGAAGATCTGTGGCGATGACGATGAACTCGTCGCCACCCAACCTCGCCAGAGTGTCAGTGGAACGAATCACGCGGCGTAGATGATGTGCGACATGCTGCAACAACCGGTCCCCGATCTCGTGTCCATACGTGTCATTGATGATTTTGAAGCCATTCAGGTCAATCATCAGGACTGCAATCCGCATCCCGGTGCGCTGAGATTGTAGAACCGCCTCATCCAGCTTGTTTTCGAAGTAGCGCCGGTTTGGCAGACCGGTCAGCTGATCGTGTAGCGCAAACCACTCGTTGCTGGCGACCTGGCGTTCCAACATCACCAGCAGCATGCCAATCGTTACCAGGAACTTCTGCCAGTCCCATATCTCGGAAGCGAAATCGATGTATTGGGGGCGGTTCGAGACCCAGGAATGAAACAAGAAGACTAGCGACCAGACTACAAATCCCAGAACGATCGCGATCCTGCCCAGACTTCCTCGAGGTAGGCTAAGGCCGAAGACGATGGCCGTTACAAGATAAAGCAGAAACAGCGCAGTGTACGCCGCGTCTCGAAACATCAGGTTTGATGCATAGGTCCAAACCGAAACCCACAGTACGATCTGAGCGAAGACCAACCACCACGCCTTGCTCAGTCGTAGACCGCGGCACAGGAAGACCGGCGTTGCCAGACCGATGATCAAACCGCCGACCGCAATCACCTGGTATGGAACCGGACGGCGCACATCCAGCGCATAGGTCGTCTGAAGCGCTGCCAGCGCCAGAGTATTGGCGACCAGATAGATCAGGGTCGCCCGGCGAGGGAAAAGCTCTTTCGATGCTGCCCAGAGAAAGATGATGCCTGCGGCTAGATAGGAATCGAGGGCGATGATATGCGACGGGATATGCCGTGGTCCCGAAACCGTATAAAAAGCATGAGCAAGTGCTTCCAGAAAGATAAAAAGCAGGCCGACAAACCACAGCCCGACGCCTTCCTGGAGATGGCGTCGTCGCAAAAAATACAAAATCGCCAGTAACGTGGCCATTGCTGCCAGGTCAGGCAGAAGATTAATATTCATCGCCCCTCTTTCAGGCGTAAGACGATCTATCGTCTGAAGGCCCAGATTCCTGAATTAAAACGATCAATGTATGCAGTAACAGCATCATGTGGGCGCATGGATTGTCAACGACTGGAGTCACTCTCCACGCAGGGCGAAGCTTTTCTGCTACTCCACGCCGAAGGGTTTGAGTTGCTGCGAGTCTGGCGCGGTGGTTGTTAGGCTCACTGCGACCAGGCAGATCAGCGAGGCGACTAATGCTGGAAAGATCGCATCCCGATGTCCGATTGCGGCAGGTAGATGGGGAGACACAAACTCCCACGAAACCGTAACTACCGTTCCAACTGCAATACTGGCCACTGCAGCTGCTGCCGTCGCGCGACGCCAGAAGAATGCTGCCAGGATCACCGGGGTCAGCGCTGCCGAGTAGATCGTATAGGCGTAGAGCGCCTTCTTCAGCACCGATTCCGTTCCCAGGGATTGAAACAGTGCCCAGACACCAAGCAGAACAACCATCAATCGGCTTACGATCAAGATCTTTTTATTGGAAGCCTTTGGATTCACATAACGGACGTAGATATCGTTGACCAGATTTGTTGCAGGCGAGAAGAGCCAATTGTTCGCCGTCGAGATAATCTTGGCGAAGATTGCTCCCATCAGCAGCGCCCCAAGAAGGCGCAGAGCAGGGGAGGCATCTCCGAAACCGTGCATTCCGCAGTAAGCCAGAATCTCTCGCGGTGCCTTGCTAACTTCGCCGGTCGGAAACAGGGCCGACCCGGTGACAGCAATTGCGACAATCACCGTTTCCAGAATCACCGTTCCGATGATCCATCCCACGACGGCAGTCCGTGCGTCCTTCTCCGATTTCGCCGAAAAGAACTTCTGGTACATCGACTGATTACCCAGTAGCAGCAGGCAAGTAGGCAGGAAAAGCTCCATACATTGGATAAAGCTGAGATCACCCAGAACCTGAAAGTGCGTCTCTGGCAAGGCTGCATGGACTGCCGGCCATCCGCCAGCCCGATGAATCAACACCGGCAGTGCAAGGCACATCGTCGCTGTTGCCAGCAATCCGATGAACAAGTCCATATAAGCCACCGAAGACATTCCCGCGATCATCGTGAAGACGATCACAAAGGCCGCAAGAATATATCGGCCAAGAATCGGAGTGACGAGATCGGGAAAGATCAGGTGCAGGATGTCGCCGCCGCCGATGAACTGATAGCTCGTAATCGCCGTGTAGGTCAGTAGGATTGCAATCACTCCCAACACGCGAGCAGTCTGGTTATAACGTGCCTCCAGCAGGTCGGGAATCGTGAACTGGGCAAACTTCCGTGCGCGAGGAGCGATGAAGTAGATCAGCAGCAGACCTGCCCATCCTCCACCAGCCTGCCACAAGGCAACAAAGCCGTGGTTATAGGCGTTTTCTGCGCCTCCAAGCAGCGATCCGGAGCCGATCCACGACGACAGTAGTGTAAAGATCAGCACAAAGGCCGGCAGGGATCGCCCGGCAACGAGGTAGTCTGCCTTGGTCTTCACCTTGCCCAGGCGGGCCAGCGAAACGGTAAGCAGAGTAAAGACAATGACTGCAAGAACAGAGACGTAGAGATTCATGAAGTACCGTGAAGATTGTAGTCCTTCTTCGCGGTCAGGCTCTTTTCTGCCGTAGCCGTCTCAATGTACACCGGACGATCACTGCTGGCGGAACCCATTCAAGGCTCCACAGTGATCGCAGTGGCGATTGTGAAACGTAATCCCAAATCCGCTGTTGCAGCGGACCAGAGGAATTCTCAGAGAGGGGATTTACGGAAGCGATGGTTAGTTCCTCATCTTTTGATGTGCTTGCAATATCTCCTCGAAAATAAGATGTAGGATTTCCTCGGGAATCATAAATGTGGCGAGAAGCTTTGCAGGTCGCATCTCATCGACGATGAGGGACGTCTAATAAAAGTGAGTCCGCAACAAGGAACCGTAAGCAGGTTATGGCGGCGAAGACCCTTTGCCGTTACGAAAGCGGGGCAGCTCTGGCGTCTGGTTCGAGAGAGCCATCAACAGCCTTTGCAGGGAGAATCGAAGCCTGTTTCTCTCGTGACTCCACAAGAGCTGGGCATTACCTTCATAGGTCACTCTTCCTTCTTTCTCCAGATCGGCGGTCGAAACATATTGATCGACCCGGTCTTTGCCACCAATCTTGTGGTGCTGCGCCGCCAGCGTCGCCCCGGAGTTCTTCCCGAGCAGCTTCCTGCCATTGATTTGGTTCTGATTACCCATGCACACATGGATCACCTCAACATC
This portion of the Edaphobacter sp. 4G125 genome encodes:
- the opgC gene encoding OpgC domain-containing protein — protein: MRSKSSSAEILHALAPVRRPELDALRGLFLVWMTLTHLPTRMSELVNTPFGYVTSADGFVLLSAMLVSQIYLRRAAGDPERLRASLWKRAFRLYQYHLFMLTVAFTVVAAIAVRHHRIALTNLLDFYLAHPVVAIIGSLLLIYCPPLLDILPMYVLFLLLTPFILYLALRRGWTPIVLSSFTIWVLAQFGLRVLVHDIIVKVTHLPIPLQQTGAFDLFSWQWLWVAGLWIGARSDEGENPLRHIRGGWVALCAVLCVFFVALRHQWLGPHVTPQAFGYSLDKWRIGPLRMVNLVACAGVLYWSRRYVKRIVSREPFLTLGAASMEVFCTHLLFVFVGLAMLYNEVPELHGIYALLLLIGTFIGLIFVASRQVRRKQKERGMRSARAAT
- a CDS encoding NAD-dependent epimerase/dehydratase family protein, which produces MRILLAGASGAMGRTLLPMLVQQQHEVFGAFRNPAHRDLVQSLGATPVVLDALDADAVQARMAEIKPQAVLHQLTAIPARLDLRHFEREFEMTNRLRTEGTRNLATAAARTGVERFIAQSFAGWPYARRGITLKTEEDNLDPTPPPQMKSTLDAIETLEHTVLREQGFTGIVLRYGPFYGPHSSIAQDGAMVDEIRKHKVPIVGQGTGVWSFIHLHDAATATLAALSHAQRGIYNIVDDDPAPVVDWLPFLAQCVGAQPPRHLANWLAKIVVGEHAIALMNDIRGVSNAKAKTELHWTPRWSSWREGFREAL
- the trxB gene encoding thioredoxin-disulfide reductase translates to MSENTTRDTVILGSGCSGLTAAIYTARANLKPLVLEGHEPGGQLSITTLVENFPGWPEGIQGPELIENMKKQAVRFGAELKMAHLNSIDLTKRPFTLSIGKETIHTRTVIIASGASARWLNLPSEQALIGHGVSSCATCDGFFFSGKEIAVIGGGDSAMEEALFLTRFATKVTLINRSEHFRASKIMLDRAVAHPQIKFLTNTVVEEVLGVEEKDVKGLRLKNRVNGEESTLPVSAMFLGIGHEPNARAFTGMLDLDNDGYILTKNNVFTTKNGEIIPGVFACGDIQDRRYRQAITAAGSGCMAALEVEKYLEEHGH
- a CDS encoding allantoinase, with amino-acid sequence MANLTLVYGMRLLPADEIARVGDAPIELKNGNQAQVTMHVLEGSREQIEAQLRMSLDAFFDFYPEI
- a CDS encoding GGDEF domain-containing protein; translation: MNINLLPDLAAMATLLAILYFLRRRHLQEGVGLWFVGLLFIFLEALAHAFYTVSGPRHIPSHIIALDSYLAAGIIFLWAASKELFPRRATLIYLVANTLALAALQTTYALDVRRPVPYQVIAVGGLIIGLATPVFLCRGLRLSKAWWLVFAQIVLWVSVWTYASNLMFRDAAYTALFLLYLVTAIVFGLSLPRGSLGRIAIVLGFVVWSLVFLFHSWVSNRPQYIDFASEIWDWQKFLVTIGMLLVMLERQVASNEWFALHDQLTGLPNRRYFENKLDEAVLQSQRTGMRIAVLMIDLNGFKIINDTYGHEIGDRLLQHVAHHLRRVIRSTDTLARLGGDEFIVIATDLPKDMPSEQIVEMTTSRILEAIERPFHTGGETFTVGGSVGVSLYPDDTTDEVLLRRLADQRMYQQKRQVPLTYA
- a CDS encoding sodium:solute symporter family protein, with amino-acid sequence MNLYVSVLAVIVFTLLTVSLARLGKVKTKADYLVAGRSLPAFVLIFTLLSSWIGSGSLLGGAENAYNHGFVALWQAGGGWAGLLLIYFIAPRARKFAQFTIPDLLEARYNQTARVLGVIAILLTYTAITSYQFIGGGDILHLIFPDLVTPILGRYILAAFVIVFTMIAGMSSVAYMDLFIGLLATATMCLALPVLIHRAGGWPAVHAALPETHFQVLGDLSFIQCMELFLPTCLLLLGNQSMYQKFFSAKSEKDARTAVVGWIIGTVILETVIVAIAVTGSALFPTGEVSKAPREILAYCGMHGFGDASPALRLLGALLMGAIFAKIISTANNWLFSPATNLVNDIYVRYVNPKASNKKILIVSRLMVVLLGVWALFQSLGTESVLKKALYAYTIYSAALTPVILAAFFWRRATAAAAVASIAVGTVVTVSWEFVSPHLPAAIGHRDAIFPALVASLICLVAVSLTTTAPDSQQLKPFGVE